The Pelodiscus sinensis isolate JC-2024 chromosome 4, ASM4963464v1, whole genome shotgun sequence genomic sequence ttgaaatagggtgcaagtgtagacatacgcttaatctgaatttggtaaacctcattccacaaggaataatgccagaTTCGAGATAGGGGGCTTCCAGCTTTCccatggtgccctggtggccactccagcctcagccaagaacactcctctccctcccttctccctggaGCCCTTCAAGGGGTTGactgtggccacagtgcctgtaccagctccaagcctgccagcccagagccagcagaaaCTGCCtctaacccagtggccccaaaacatgagtcagcaagccactggcagccagccctccaccgctccccaggagcagtctgccagcgcCCAGGAGCCTGCAAGGGCCTGGAAAAGAAGGgcactttcctggtccagggtggatatCATGGACcttcttcaggtttgggggggatgcccccaatgtccacgatctctgcactagatggaggaacatggccatctatggcagggttgatgccagcctggccaccaaaggctgcATGTGAACCCAGgcgcaggttcgcatgaaaatcaagttggtccggaaagactcccaaccctgagccctgagcttcaccTTGCTTTCACcttccagcatcctcctcccatgtttccccctcccctctcctcctctctccagaCTCCCTTTCCttaggcagaccagggaggctcttaatgctcttagtgttcctcatagtggaagctctcccgcagggcctcctggatactgacaaccccccccccccgatggacctcccggatggcagcctgcagaaagtgcatccaggctcacagcaacgcatccaagagaagctccagagtgcccagaggcagctctggctccatgttgcagagtcctgtggtgtcccgagtgagggcaaccagagcacgcagagacaaaatgctttgctgtccctcagcgaggtaggtaagcaaggaggaaaacctgagaaccagctgtccgggggggtccctttaagcacaggcctcagatagcctcaggcagcagccacagtaACTCCTGACCTATTGCCCTGCCACACcaggttccggctggccttaaatgtgattcagcaacCACTCAGTGTggaagcgctattttgaaataccaaaacgctatttcgaaatgcattttgtgtgtagacgtgttatttcaaaataagttatttcgaattaactattcgctgtagtgtagacatatccaaagagtCCAATGTCCAGTGAAGCAACTCCTGCCAGACCTGAGAAACTCACTGCACCTAATGCGTAGTTGGGATGGGTATGAATCTGCAAAGAAAAGTGTGGAAGGTCTCAAATAGACTGGACACGCTCACTGCGCGTCATGTGTAGCTGGTCTTCAAAAAGCCTGGTATGATGGAACCATGACGGAGCTCTGGCCAGGTCCCAATAACATGCTCATACGTGAAAGCAAATTGTCCAACCCAAACAAATGTTGGGTTGCCTTGGGAGGCTGGCAGGCCACAAGCCAGTTGGATCAAAGCTGAACGCCTCTGTGATGGGCCTGCTGGGGCCTGCACTGAGCCCGGCAGGACTCTCCCCGCTCTCCCGGCATGGGGGCGGGGCGCCACCATGCCAGGGAGCAGTGGCTGGTGCGCCGGGCCTGTCAAGGCCAGCACAGAGCCCGGTGGGGCTCCGGCAGCCCAGCCAGAAAGGGAGCAGGGCCAAGCAGTGCTGAGGAAGAGTGGCTGTCAGCTGCCAGTGCTGCGCCTCCAGTGGCCGACTGCAGAATGTAGGGGCAGAGCTATGACCCCTAGGCCCGGCGTCCCAAGGCCATGTGCCatgctggccctgggcaggccGGTTGAAAAGGCCCAAGAGAAAGCAGTGGGGCTACTCACACTGCAGGAGTCACCGGGCACCCGGGGGGAGGGAACGCTTTACCCCGCCCAGGTGGAGGAGCCGACAGGGCCTCCCATGAGGccggagcagagaggcaggaacCAGAGAGGACGATGGAGCGGTAAGTTCTAAGGGCCCATCTGGAGGGGCTGCCATACGGGGGGaggataggaagcagcccagagcagagcaCTTTTGGCACCCGTGGGCTAACGTGCTTCGGGGTGGAACCCAAACAGCTGGGTAAGGGTTAAACTCCCTGAtcccttagggccccgggctggggcgCGGTGgacagggtgggcctgggtccccctaatcccccttcccccacctcacacTAGTCCTACCATTGTGCTAGGGCATTTGGAGTGTCAGCTTGCCTAGTGGTTAGTTACTGAATTAGCCTGGACTCTGGGAGGGTGCCAAGTTTCAGGGACTAAAGGATCCCATAAGACCCTGAAATACTCAGGAGGGTGGGCTCGCTTgaccccccacctccaggcatTGGGTGGAAGCTAGCGCCTGTAAATCTGccatctgtcaattgtaggactggggctagtgaggctaattaagtgggctggaagtgtctcCTCCTTCCCTTTGGATGTAACAATGCAGTTGGTAGAGGTAGCGGGCACTGGCTGTAGCAGGCGATACCCAGTTAATGTCTTTGATCAAGCCCAGGGAACCAGGGTCAGATTTGCAGAGGAATGCCAATCCTGATCTCTCTCTGTGATCAGCTGTTGAAATTGACGTCGAAAATCCCTATTTCCTGCTTCTGGTGACATTCTAGGCATTCAGGTCTTAATGTGCTCCCTCTTAATATGTTTCATGGTGTGTACTCTGCCACACCATCTGGAAGGAGAAATAGATGTAGATGTTTAGGGTTCCCATTGTGTTTGTAGTTCTGCAGTAGCTATTGTAACATAACAGAGGGTAAAAAATGTCGTGATCTGCTCTTGTGAATTATGTGTGAGAGGAAGTAACGTGTGGGAGAGAAGTGTGAAGATCATCACCGGACCAGAGATGCTCCTGGGAGGATCCAACTGTGAAGGAGGCAGTGCTGAGATGACTGCATGTTGATCTGCCATTTTGGATAATCCAGGACACTGAGAGACTAGACAGGCATTTAACAACTGGGACAAGATATTTGTGATTTCAATCAGCTTagcctggcagcacaaagaagagAAGGAGCAAGGGAAACCACAGATGACAGCAAACTTCCCTCAGAAAAATAGCATGAGAATGCAAAACTCCCTGATCCCAATGAAGGAAAACTGTTATGTAAAGAAGGTGCTTTGCCATAATTTTGGGGGTACATCCTGCCAAAGACTGGAGCATCAGTCCGCACCGATAGACCACCCCCCACTCTTCAGTTTGTAAGCAATCTGGGTGTTCCTGGACATGGACTGGTGGGACAGTATTTGTGTGTCTGTCGATGTATGCATATGATAACTGCTTTgccattgtattctcaataaacccGGCGTatttctccttctccccagaACCGTGTCCACCCATGTGTGGACGTACTCTGTGGCTGAGGGTATTGGGTAAATTCTTTGCCTGGCTGTTTGGTAGCTCCTTGGCTCACTTCCCCCGGGATGCTGCCCTGTCTGGTCTTCAGAAGGATCTGAGGTTAGGATCTCATTAGCCCTGTCCGTGGTGCTGAGAGTCCTTGTATTCAGCTTCTGGCCCATTTTCCACCACTGGACCTGGGCCTCCCCAAGCTCTAGAGTTCAGCTTAAACTCGGAGCTGTCCgcagtgctgctgttctcccccTCAGTATATAGATCTGCCTGGGTCGAATTCCGGCAAGGAACTGCCCGGCCCTAGCTCAGCTGTTTCTTTCAAACTGgtctgctgggctctgattgtctGATGTGGAGACAGCCACTCTCTCcagcctggaggacttctcttctgctcctctcacTGGGAAAGGGTGTGGCAAGGTCTCCGGCCTACTGTACAGGTCATCAGGGTCTTGTCCACCCCATAACTGATCCCCCAGCCATCAAAGATCTCAAGTACTTTCTATGAGCAAAGCACAATTGCTTTGTAGCAGAACGGCTACTTTTGAGATACATAATTAGGTTTCTGGTATTGCTACCCCAGCTCaccatctaaagaagtgggttttccctttgaaagctcatgataacttAAAGAAATATGTGTTGCTCTTTCAGGAGCCACCAGACTACGTCTTTTTAAATATATCCAAGTTTGTGAGGTGCTCACAGTTGCTATGTCAAAGAGGGTCATAGAATGATCCATCAACATTTTTCACCCTGTAATGAGACAGGCAAGTCTAGTTACTCCCACTCAGAGATGGACAAAGGGAGGCAGCAAGAATTTAAAAGCCACATTTTTGTATCTCCCCATTAGTTCTCTAAATGAGTGACGGTTTTTGACACATACAGAAATCACACACGTTACCCTTGGAACTGCCCAATGGAATCAACAGCACTAAAAAGATGTTGAGGCTAGAtttgatgcccccccccccccccaccagtacaGTCAGCTCGCCGTTCGATAAAGCATATCAACTTGATTTTTATTCACACACAGAGGCAGTAGCCAAATGCAGCCCTAATCTCAGGGCAGACCTACATCCCTTGTTGGAATAGAGAAACATGTATAGGAACAAGATAATAATGAACAATACCACCGTGGATTCTGCAAAATGACAACATTGTAGGGTGGGAAATGAATTCATCTCTTCCCACCAGCATGGGGATGAGCGCAATCAAGCCTTGGTTAGCAGTTTATTCTTTGCTTTCCTCAGggcgtccttcacctccctgttcctcaggctgtagatgagggggttcaacatggggatcactGCCGTGTAAAACACTGCGGCTATTTTATCCAGGTCTGCAGAATAGCTGGAGGTGGGTGGGAAATAGGTGATGAGTTGGCTGCCATAAAATATGCCCACCGCACACAAGTGGGaggtgcaggtggagaaggctttgcaccGGCCCTCGGCAGAGCGGATGCGCAGGATGGTGGAGATTATATAGATATAGGACAGGAGGATGGTCACAGCGCTGCTCAACATGATGTAGCACATAGAGGCAAGTATCAGAATCTCACTGGTGCGGCTGTCAGTGCAGGAGAGATCCAGCAGTGGGGAGCAGTCACAGTAGAAATAATGGATGACGTTGGAGCTGCAGAATGTACAACACGTCAGTATCAGCGAATCCACCAATCCCACAGCGCATACCCCAGCCACCAGCAGGTTACAGCGCTGTCTGGACATGATGACCGTATAGAGcagtgggttacagatggccacataacggtcgtACGCCATCAgagccagcaagagacactcaatATCTATACAATGGACaaagaaatacatttgcacagcgCAGGCAGTGCGAGAAATGCTTTTCCTCTCGGCTAAGATAATCTGCAGCATCTCAGGGACAATCACTGTTGAACAGCAGAGATCAGAGAGAGACAAACTccggaggaaaaagtacatgggggtgtggagtcggggGTCAATTGTGATTAAGAAAATCATCCCCCCATTCCCCACCAGGGTGAtaacataaatcagtaggaacaacacAAACAGGGGGACCTGCAATTCCggacgatctgtcagtcctgagagaatgaactcagttGTTTCCGAGCGATTTCCGTCTTCCATCTCCTCAGAACTGAGAACAGGCAGGTCCATCTATGTGGTCAGGTGGATGGAGATGGGAAGGTGTCCTTTCAGTGTTCTGAAGTAAGTGATGAAAAATGGAGGTCAGTTTTTTAATAGATAGCAGTATGAGATCGGGGAAGAGCTTAGTTCACAGAGCCAGATGTTCACAGCTGGACTTTGCATTTGTTTGATCAATTTCACACACCGTAGACATACGAGGACATACAGCTCAATCATTCTTATCaacttattgataaactaggcaaatataacttagatagggccacgataaggtgggtgcataattggctggataactgtagtcagagagtggttgttaacggtgctaaatcctgctggaaagggataacaagtggagttccgcaagggtctgttttgggacccgtactgttcaatatcttcatcaatgatgtagatattgggatagagagtacgcttattaagtttgcagatgataccaaactgggtggggttgcaacttctttggaggatagggacataattcaaaatgaccttagcaagtaagagaaatggtcagagctaaacaggatgaggtttaataaagagaaatgcaaagtgctccacttaggaaggaacaatcagttccatacatacacgatgggaagcgactgtctaggaaggagcatggcggaaagggatctagggatcatagtggaccacaagttgaatatgagtcaacatgtgatgctgttgcaaaaaaagcaaatatgattctaggttgtatcaacaggtgtgttgtaagcaaaactcgtgaagtcattctgccactctactctgcactagttaggcctcagctggagtattgtgtccagttctgggcgccacatttcaagaaagatgtggagaaattggaaagggtacagagaagagcgacaagaattatgaaaggtttagagaacatgacctatgaagccaggcttcatgaactgggcttgtttagtttggaaacaagaagattaaggggggacatgatagcggttttcaaatatctaaaagggtgtcacaaggaggaaggagaaaatttgttcctcttggtttctgaggacaggacaaggagtaatgggcttaacgtgcagcaggggaggtttagattggacattaggaaaaagttcctaactgtcagggtggtcaaatattggaataaattgccaagggaggtggtggaatctccctctctggagatatttaagaacaggttagatagacatctgtcagggatggtgtagacggagcttggtcctgccttgagggcggggggctggactcgatgacctctcgaggtcccttccagtcctattattctatgattctatgattccacacacacaaacactcctgTTCTCTATTCTGAGCAGCAAACAGCAATTTTCTCACTATGTTGTGGGAGAATGAGGGTGAACCCATCTGTGTCTAACGAGGTTATTGCTTAGCTCGTGAAGGGCTGAGAGTAAACGAGTGTTAATCTCTCTGCTCTCCTTGGGCAAGGGAAGCTCTGTGGCTCGGCGTGTTGGTTTGGGGTGAAACTTGCTCTCTGTGATAATGAAGCTCTTTGCCATCTGATAACAGCATGTACATTACTTTGTATAAAACTCCTGAGACGTAAAGACAGGAAGGCACCGGCTTTTGTAACTAACTAATGGCCTATTTTTTCCAAGCCCATTTCTAATCCCTTAACTCAATAGTCAGGAGCTGGGATTACTGTCAGAGACACtgtctgtgtgggtgtgtggcTCTGATGCAGGATAACAGCACGTACCTGCGGACAGCAGAGAGACACATGTCGGCATTTCTCCATCGATAGAAACTGACACGTTTTTGGACTTGGGAGGTTTTATTCTGAGATCCGTGGTCCATGGGATAAGATCCCTGGAGCCACTGGAAATACCTGAGCTCAGAGAGACACAACAACAAATTAACGAGCTCAGTGAATCCCAGCCATAGGACTGATACCCTGGGGATTAATTTGGTGCCTTTTTCCACCTGTAGCAGTACGTGATGCAATTTGTATCAGGGTTGCAGAGTCTAAGGGTGAGGGATATTTCATTCTGCTCTTGTCACTGCAAGCTGGGTCCTGTGTAGAGCTGACCCAGAAAGGGTGTTTGGTGGGACCAACATCTTTCAGCTGAAAACTTTACATTTCAACTCCAACAAAACACACAGGGATGCCCCAGGTATCCCATCCCACCTTCTCTGCCATAGGCCGGGCTTCCAGGCTGGAATCCATCCCTCTGATGCATGATGGTCTGTCCTCCTGCCATCCTGCCCTGAGACATCACTAGAGTTCCAGTTCTTATCAAACTCTGACCGTTGGATATTCTGATGTGATAGAATCATgaagtcatagaatactaggagtggaagagacctcgagaagtcatcaagtccagtcccctgccctcatggcaggaccaaatactgtctagaccatccctgaaagatatttatctaacctgctcttaaatacttcAAGAGGtagagactccacaacctccctgagcaatttattccagtgtttcaccaccctgacagttaggaactttttcctaatgtccaacctaaacctcccttgctgccgtttaagcccattgcttcttcttctatcctcagaggccaagatgaacaagttttctccctcctccttatgacacccttttagatacctgaaaactgcccagttctttcagccttccctcatagctcatgttctctagacctttaatcattcttgtagctcttctctggaccctctccagtttctccacatctttcttgaaatgcggtgcccagaactggacacaatactccaattgaggcctaatcagagcagagtagagtggaaaaatgacttctcatgtcttgctcacaacagacctattaatgcatcccagaatcatgtttgctttttttgcaacagcgtcatactattgactcatatttagatcgtggtccactctgactcctagatcgctttctgcaggactccttcctagacagtcgcttcccattctgtgtgtgagacacagactgttccttcctaagtagagcactttgcatttctccttgttaaacttcatcctgtttacctcagaccgtttctcaaatttgtccagatcattttgcattatgaccctatcctccagagcagttgcaacccctctgaGGTTGGTAGCATCTGaaacttaataaacatactttccatgccaatatctaaatctttgatgaagatattgaacagagccggtccgaaaacagacccctacggaaccccacttgttataactttccagcaggattgagaccTATTAATAAcgtctctgagtatggttatccagccagttatgcacccaccttatagtagccccatctaagttgtatttgcctagtttattgataagaatatcatgccagactgtatcaaatgccttactaaagtctaggtataccacatccaccgcttctcccttatccacaagacccattatcctatcaaagaaagctatcagattggtttgacgtgatttgttctttacaaatccatgctggctgttccctatcaccttaccatcttccaagtgtttgcaaatgatttccttaatttcttgctTCATCatctttcctggcatagaagttaaactaactggtctgtagtttcctgggttgttcttacttccctttttatagatgggcattagatttgcccttttccagtcttcaggaatctcctgtctcccatgattttccaaagatgatagctaaagtttcagatacctcctctatcagctccttgagtattctaggatgcatttcatcaggccctggtgacttgcaggcatctaacttttctaagtgatttttaacttgttcctcTTTtactttatcttctaaacctcccccctttccactagcattcactatattaggcattccttcatcagacttctctgtgaagactgaaacaaagaagtcattaagcatctctgccatttccaagtttcctgttactatttctccctcctgtctgagcagtgggcctaccctgtccttggtcttccttttgcttctaatatatttatagaatgtcttcctgtttccctttattcctgtagctagtttgagctcatttcgtgcctttgcctttctaatcttgcccctgcattcctttgTTGTTTGCTTATAGTCATCCtctgtaatttgtcctagtttccattttttatatgactccttttttatttttggatcatgcaagatctcgtggttaagatAAGGCTGTTTTTTGACATATTTTCCTACCCAGCGGAATAGGAaactagacgtgcttttcctcaaaaaagcctcgatcgtcatattcgtgatcagggcttttttgcagaaaacactactgtgctgtctacactggcccttttctggaacagttttccggaaaaagacttttgcccaaacgggagcagcatagtttttccggaaaagcacagaTGATTTtaaatgagatcgtcagtgcatttccggaaattcaagtggccagtatagacagctggcaagtttttccagaaaagtggctgatttgccggaataacttgccagtgtagacacagcccatgtgtagtCAGCCTTCAAAAAGCCCGGTGTGACGGAACCATGATGGAGCTCTGGCCAGGTCCCAATAACATGCTCAAACGTGAAAGCAAATTGTCCAAGCCAAACAATAGTTGGTTTGCCTTGGGATGATGGCAGGCCACCAGCCAGTTGGATCAAAGCTGAACGCTGCTAAATACAAAGCTGGAACCCGTCTGGCTCTCCCGTGTGTTGCTAAGGTTCAAAGAGATATTTGATTTAAAGTTTAGACTCTATGAATTGTGGTTAAGTTGCTGTCGTCATTAATATCACTCCTAGCATCTGCAGTCCCACTGGTGGGGAAGGCAAAGAGGGTACCTTCCCCGGGTCCTGGCTATTCAAAAAGTCCTTGAGCTCCCAGATCCCAGGTTATAtggaacagaaaagaaaaaggtaTCTGTCAATAGTAGGACTGGTACtagtgaagctaattaagtgggctggaagtgcctCTGGATAGTCTGACTGATCAGAAGTAACCGTATTGCTGAGATTCCTTCCTTCAGACAATTCCTCCATTCTTCAAGGAatatcctcatggaacaagggaaGGGAAAATACAGTTGCAAACCcacattttactttttaaaacaatttgtaCTGACGGTGCAGAGAAGGACAGGGGGGCCCAGGAGTGAAGAACCTATTTCCCTTTCCTCTGAGCATCAGCAAACACTGACACATCATATAGGTTCTGTAATATTATCAAGAGACTCCAACATCCCCAGTCTGTTAAGCCACGGGTACCAAGCAATAGAAAGGGCTTTGAAATGCAAAGCTCTACTCATCCCTGACATCACTGTCCCATCGCCCTAGCACGGTGTGGTGGAAatcacctccctcctcctcatgccaGGACACAAAGCAGGAAACAATTGGTACAGGAACTCCACAGAGCACAGAAAGGGCTACAGAGTAGCAGGAAGGTGCGAAAACCTTCTTTGGTTCACCCATAGATTTCAGACACGTCACCCTTGTTGAGCCCAATGGGATCAACAGCGCTAGAAAGAAGAGGGGGCTAGATTTGATGCCCCCCCATTCAAGTTCAGACAGCTCTCCGTTTTATAAGCACATCACCTAGATTTTTATTTGCACACAGAGGCAGTAGCCGGATGCAGCCCTGATCTCAGGGGGGACCTGCAGCCCTTGTTGGAATACAGACACATGAATAGTAACAAGATAATAATGCAAAAAGACATCATTGTAGGGTGGGAACTGAATTCAACTGTATCCACTGCCCATCACTCAACCAGCACTGTGATGAACACAATCAGGACTTGATTAGCAGTTTATTCCTTACTTTCCTCAGGGCGTctttcacctccctgttcctcaggctgtagacgAGGGGATTCAACATGGGGATCATTGCTGTGTAAAACACGGAAGCTATTTTATCCACATCTATGGAATAGCTGGAACTGGGATGGAAATAGATGAAGAGTTGGGTGCCGTGAAACATGCCCACTGCGCACAAATGGGaagcgcaggtggagaaggctttgtaccGGCCTTCGGCAGAGCGGATCTGCAGGATGGCGTAGAGGATACAGATATAGGAGAGGAGAATGGTCACAAGGCTGATCACTACAGTGTAGCACATGGAAGCAATTAATGCAATCACAGTGGTacgggtgtcagagcaggagagaaCCAGCAGTGGGAGGGAGTCGCAGTAGAAATGATGGATGATGTTGGAGCTGCAGAACGACAGCCGGAATATATAATACGTCAGTATCATTGCATCTACCAACCCCACAGTGcacaccccagccaccagctggttaCAACGCTGTCTGGACATTACGACTGTATAAAGGagtgggttacagatggccacgtaacggtcgtacgccatcacagccagcaagaaaCACTCCATATCTACACAATGGACAAAGATATACATTTGCACAGCGCAGGCAGTGCGAGAAATGCTTTTCCTCTCGGCTAAGAAAATCTGCAACATCTCAGGGACAATCACTGAGGAATAGCAGAGATCAGAGAAAGACAAAATtcggaggaaaaagtacatgggggtgtggagtcgggaATCAATTGtgattaacaaaatcatcccCCCGTTGCCCATCAGGGTGAtaacataaatcagtaggaacaacGTAAACAGGGGGACATGCAACTCCAGACGGTCTGTCAGCCCTGAGAGTATGAATTCAGTCGCTTctgagtgatttccctcttccatctcctctgaaCTGAGAATAGGGAGGTCCAGGGATGTGGGCAGGTGGATGGATCTGGGAACATGTCCTTTCACTGTTATGAAATAAGTGATGAAAAATGGAGGTCAGTTTCTTAATAGGTAG encodes the following:
- the LOC102451484 gene encoding olfactory receptor 8U9-like, which translates into the protein MEEGNHSEATEFILSGLTDRLELHVPLFTLFLLIYVITLMGNGGMILLITIDSRLHTPMYFFLRILSFSDLCYSSVIVPEMLQIFLAERKSISRTACAVQMYIFVHCVDMECFLLAVMAYDRYVAICNPLLYTVVMSRQRCNQLVAGVCTVGLVDAMILTYYIFRLSFCSSNIIHHFYCDSLPLLVLSCSDTRTTVIALIASMCYTVVISLVTILLSYICILYAILQIRSAEGRYKAFSTCASHLCAVGMFHGTQLFIYFHPSSSYSIDVDKIASVFYTAMIPMLNPLVYSLRNREVKDALRKVRNKLLIKS